One Aphelocoma coerulescens isolate FSJ_1873_10779 unplaced genomic scaffold, UR_Acoe_1.0 HiC_scaffold_70, whole genome shotgun sequence genomic region harbors:
- the LOC138102330 gene encoding maestro heat-like repeat-containing protein family member 7 produces the protein MAGRFRGLFKVFRGKKGPAAAPAQQPEELEQFQPQQDDAALDRTQEQDRAHGHFRRRTAQMFRKFIRIRRGKTSTTATEGTAEPDSGLTELQAEPGVSTDSPECSEDSDSPMNDHTAKTLMDVAGTEDMAITNTDTRETQGIANPDTTPTPTGIHAPELDFFEESAVSPQQQVPAMVRNIHQRLGFHVTVDARLPINLLRLAEEHPADVVLTLLRCAPSCDRAATMMWRLIGLSASTLEKVLPTLLCVMEDWPLHSMSTSDGDDTPVLALAATLALWVIVQVPRCHEAMNLYSSRIFVALLSHVVITTQQTPEEVDHFWRACREEHGLPTNPNRFAVQAMKALLCQLRCDNEVVAVERKRGWDTLLCADTQHYAVGLLAREMRQVLMPLCSRITLHLLRLLSREEPRWDLPFLAFLVEVLECLDLRECGDSVLEMMSRYLLSECRQRCRLALRGLVVLSKDPAMARRMGSLSQRLVELLDDADGEVVRMSLSVFMNVLENKDILVSSTTAPKLAEALLPLFANDNSHVQLLSIHLFSKVMELVVEEGKKPLKTIVNQSLYPLLIYGDDENWRVAKASRETLICAAKFLKRTDLEQLLKKDQRLKFAECLLAADRSRAAELLHQALPFVGSPQESLREAAARFMATARVLLRGQKEELQVLSEALQALRRDDSPSQTNIVVQEIFNKRAAELRSSAGSEPESL, from the exons ATGGCGGGCAGATTCCGTGGCCTGTTCAAagtgttcagggggaaaaaaggccctgcagctgccccagcacaaCAGCCCGAAGAGCTGGAGCAGTTCCAGCCACAGCAGGATG ATGCAGCCCTGGACCGGACACAAGAGCAGGACCGTGCCCACGGCCACTTCCGGAGAAGAACAGCGCAG ATGTTCCGGAAGTTCATCCGCATTCGGCGTGGAAAGACCAGCACCACAGCAACTGagggcacagctgagcctgACTCTGGGCTGACCGAGCTCCAGGCAGAGCCTGGTGTCAGCACAGATTCACCTGAGTGCTCAGAAGACTCTGACAGTCCCATGAATGATCACACGGCGAAGACTCTcatg gaCGTGGCAGGGACTGAGGACATGGCCATCACAAACACCGACACCAGAGAGACTCAGGGCATCGCAAATCCTGACACCACGCCCACTCCCACTGGGATTCATGCTCCCGAACTGGATTTTTTTGAAGAGAGTGCTGTTTCTCCTCAGCAGCAG GTGCCAGCCATGGTGAGGAACATTCACCAGAGACTCGGGTTCCATGTCACTGTGGATGCCAGGCTGCCCATTAACCTTCTGAGGCTGGCTGAAGAGCACCCCGCTGATGTGGTGCTGACCCTCCTGCGCTGTGCCCCATCGTGCGACAG AGCTGCCACAATGATGTGGAGACTCATAGGCTTGTCAGCCAGCACACTGGAGAAGGTGCTGCCAACACTGCTCTGTGTGATGGAGGACTGGCCTCTGCACAGCATGTCCACCTCTGATGGGGACGACACACCTGTCCTTGCCCTGGCT GCAACTCTGGCGCTGTGGGTGATTGTCCAGGTGCCTCGGTGCCACGAGGCAATGAACCTTTACTCCTCCCGCATCTttgtggctctgctctcccatGTTGTCATCACCACACAGCAGACGCCAGAGGAAGTTGATCACTTCTGGAGAGCGTGCCGGGAGGAACACGGCCTTCCCACCAACCCCAACAG GTTTGCAGTGCAGGCCATGAAGGCTCTGCTCTGTCAACTGCGCTGTGACAATGAGGTGGTGGCTGTGGAGCGCAAGCGTGGCTGGGACACGCTGCTGTGTGCTGACACCCAGCACTATGCAGTGGGTCTGCTGGCCAG AGAGATGCGCCAGGTCTTGATGCCTTTGTGTTCCCGCATCACACTCCACCTGCTCAGGCTGCTCAGCAGGGAGGAGCCACGCTGGGATCTGCCCTTCCTGGCATTCCTTGTGGAG GTCCTCGAGTGCCTGGACTTGAGGGAATGCGGTGACAGTGTCCTGGAGATGATGTCCAGGTACCTGCTGAGCGAGTGCAGGCAGAGATGTCGCCTGGCACTCAGAGGCCTCGTGGTGCTCAGCAAGGATCCTGCGATG GCCAGAAGGATGGGCAGCCTGTCCCAACGgctggtggagctgctggatgatGCAGACGGAGAGGTGGTCAGGATGTCCCTCTCTGTGTTCATGAATGTGCTGGAGAACAAAGACATCCTGGTATCCAGCACCACCGCCCCGAAACTGGCTGAGGCGCTCCTGCCACTCTTTGCAAAT gacaACAGCCATGTGCAGCTGCTCTCCATTCACCTCTTCTCCAAGGTGATGGAGTTGGtagtggaggagggaaaaaagccccTGAAGACGATTGTGAACCAGAGCCTTTACCCACTTTTAATCTATGGGGATGATGAGAACTGGCGTGTGGCAAAG gcttctcGCGAAACACTGATTTGTGCAGCCAAGTTCCTGAAGAGGACAGATCTCGAGCAGCTGCTGAAGAAGGACCAGAGGTTGAAGTTTGCCGAGTGCCTG ctggcagcGGACAGGAGCCGAGCGGCCGAGCTCCTGCACCAGGCCCTGCCGTTCGTGGGCAGCCCACAGGAGTCCCTGCGGGAGGCGGCCGCCAGGTTCATGG CGACTGCCAGGGTGCTCTTGAGGGGGCAGAAGGAAGAGCTCCAGGTCCTCAGTGAGG CCCTTCAAGCCCTGAGGAGAGATGACAGCCCTTCCCAGACAAACATCGTAGTTCAGGAAATATTCAACAAAAGAGCTGCAGAACTACGTTCATCTGCTGGCTCAGAACCAGAGTCCCTTTAA